The Prochlorococcus sp. MIT 1300 genome has a window encoding:
- a CDS encoding response regulator transcription factor yields the protein MTSIPQDVLSSAHNSVPSSGSSTMQASTQNLAKVLVVEPHPTLRTVLVQRLRQDGHLTAAVDSAAAAIDLCREQTPDLLVSSELLEKSSALRLAQHLGCPVIVLTARAGVEPVVGLFDEGADDVLRKPFGLEELAARCRTLLKRGRSGLQERVAVGPLEVHLLLRQVTLREKPVELSPREFALLCALLMPPGMVRSRQELLRMAWPPFSGGPRSVDTQVLTLRRKLEQAGLGEGGGITTVRQQGYRFSLDTLPE from the coding sequence GTGACCTCTATTCCTCAAGACGTTCTTTCGTCAGCCCATAATTCGGTGCCATCTTCTGGTTCTTCTACTATGCAAGCTTCTACTCAGAATCTTGCAAAGGTCCTCGTAGTAGAGCCACATCCGACACTTAGGACCGTTTTAGTTCAACGGTTGAGACAGGATGGGCATCTAACTGCTGCAGTCGATTCAGCAGCAGCAGCAATAGATCTTTGTAGAGAACAAACCCCAGATCTGCTAGTTAGTTCAGAACTGCTTGAAAAGAGCTCTGCTCTTCGTCTGGCCCAACATTTGGGGTGCCCTGTGATAGTCCTTACTGCCCGTGCTGGTGTTGAGCCAGTGGTTGGGCTTTTTGATGAGGGTGCTGATGATGTGTTGCGAAAACCTTTCGGATTAGAGGAATTGGCCGCACGTTGTAGAACTCTTTTAAAGAGAGGGCGCAGTGGTTTGCAAGAGAGAGTTGCAGTTGGTCCCTTGGAGGTACATCTCCTTCTTAGACAGGTGACCCTAAGAGAGAAACCAGTTGAATTGAGCCCGAGGGAATTTGCTCTCCTTTGTGCCCTTTTGATGCCACCAGGCATGGTTCGTAGTCGTCAAGAACTTCTCCGGATGGCATGGCCCCCATTTAGCGGGGGACCTCGTTCTGTTGACACTCAAGTACTAACTCTCAGGAGGAAGCTTGAGCAGGCTGGACTTGGAGAAGGTGGAGGTATTACAACTGTTCGGCAGCAAGGTTATAGGTTTAGCCTGGACACATTGCCTGAATAG
- a CDS encoding DUF6761 family protein, with protein sequence MTSLESPQTIRHFQSLCDSCQELTSRYHNPSELRLYADGYLHALRCCGQLDQKELLKLERLMERWILDPSSFIGPDGDLSSLFIKKEIGL encoded by the coding sequence ATGACATCACTTGAAAGCCCTCAAACTATTCGACACTTCCAATCTCTTTGCGATTCTTGCCAAGAGCTTACTAGCCGATATCACAACCCATCAGAATTAAGACTCTATGCAGATGGTTATTTACATGCCCTTCGATGTTGTGGGCAGTTAGATCAAAAAGAACTTCTAAAGCTCGAAAGGCTTATGGAAAGATGGATATTGGATCCATCTAGTTTTATAGGACCTGATGGGGACTTAAGCAGCCTGTTTATAAAAAAAGAAATTGGGTTATAA
- the grxD gene encoding Grx4 family monothiol glutaredoxin, which yields MDSNTKKRIESLIQASPIVVFMKGTKIMPQCGFSNNVVQILNSLGITFETFDVLADMEIREGIKEYSNWPTIPQVYVKGEFIGGSDILIEMYNSGELREKLEIALAS from the coding sequence ATGGACTCAAACACCAAGAAGCGAATTGAGAGCCTTATTCAGGCTAGTCCAATTGTGGTTTTTATGAAGGGAACAAAGATAATGCCTCAATGTGGATTCTCTAATAATGTTGTTCAGATTTTAAATTCGCTAGGGATTACTTTTGAAACATTTGATGTTCTTGCTGATATGGAAATTCGTGAAGGAATAAAGGAATATTCAAATTGGCCAACGATTCCTCAGGTCTATGTTAAAGGAGAGTTTATCGGTGGATCAGATATACTTATAGAAATGTACAATTCAGGAGAGCTTCGAGAGAAATTGGAAATAGCACTTGCTTCTTAG